In a genomic window of Bacteroidota bacterium:
- a CDS encoding helix-turn-helix transcriptional regulator, which translates to MKKTESQLFAALLKYWRTKRGLSQLDLALTADVSARHVSFLETGRARPSQDMVLLLAATLDLPLRERNTMLREAGFAEAFDTPPLDALADEGIRRAITTMMQLHEPFPLMLLDRWYEVLDMNAGARRLIELVLGPITLPVNASLLLFDELRPYVVGWEQAAREVTARLHREALHQPRDERMAALLERVLAMPDVPEDWQRPDLSRGSEGAFALRLRAGDLDLAFVTTLMAFNAPQNVTLDELRIESYFPLDDATEVACRALASQG; encoded by the coding sequence ATGAAAAAGACAGAGAGCCAGCTCTTTGCCGCGCTGCTCAAGTACTGGCGCACGAAGCGCGGCCTGAGCCAACTCGACCTCGCCCTGACGGCCGACGTGTCCGCGCGGCACGTCAGCTTTCTCGAGACCGGACGGGCACGGCCGAGCCAGGACATGGTGCTGCTCCTGGCTGCTACGCTGGACCTGCCGCTCCGCGAGCGTAACACGATGCTCCGCGAGGCGGGCTTCGCTGAGGCGTTCGACACGCCACCCCTCGACGCCCTCGCCGACGAAGGCATCCGCCGAGCCATTACCACCATGATGCAGCTCCACGAGCCCTTCCCCCTGATGCTACTCGACAGGTGGTACGAAGTGCTCGACATGAACGCAGGAGCCAGGCGGCTGATCGAGTTGGTTCTGGGACCGATCACCTTGCCGGTCAACGCCTCCCTGTTACTCTTCGACGAGCTCAGGCCGTACGTCGTCGGGTGGGAGCAGGCGGCACGCGAGGTCACGGCCCGGCTGCACCGGGAGGCGCTGCACCAACCGCGCGACGAGCGGATGGCAGCGCTGCTAGAACGGGTACTCGCCATGCCCGACGTCCCGGAGGACTGGCAGCGACCCGACCTGTCGAGAGGGTCAGAGGGCGCGTTCGCGCTACGCCTCCGCGCCGGGGACCTGGACCTAGCGTTCGTGACTACGCTCATGGCGTTCAACGCGCCGCAGAACGTGACCCTCGACGAGCTTCGCATCGAGAGCTACTTCCCTCTCGACGACGCGACCGAGGTAGCGTGCCGTGCTCTAGCTAGCCAGGGGTAG
- a CDS encoding SEC-C metal-binding domain-containing protein: MSKRRRGFPSETHVKRGVRTVGDGKVLTEKLGRNDLCPCGSGRRFQAMLSPQRSVRRNAA, encoded by the coding sequence ATGAGCAAGCGCCGCCGCGGCTTCCCGAGCGAGACGCACGTCAAGCGTGGCGTCCGCACGGTCGGCGACGGAAAGGTGCTGACCGAGAAGCTCGGTCGCAACGACCTCTGTCCGTGCGGCTCGGGCCGCCGCTTTCAAGCGATGCTGTCTCCGCAGCGGTCGGTACGACGGAACGCTGCGTGA
- a CDS encoding RtcB family protein, producing MTTIDSRLTPTGKATATLSTHSGEGTPITVIGTDPIRQTFGDVCLTQAQNTRSAPGVTDLVLNPDAHLGYGAPVGCALSSPTHIYPGPVGVDIKCSMSLLQLDLPADGVEDRRTRRALIDAILERTPTGPGKGQRSVAKGRPVDATLGAQAVTEGASQDVLEALGIPVHWATRCEDAVHVGHDGTRDALADRLAVLRSGGGFQAFESKVRQLGSYGGGNHFGECEIVHVADGEADLAEHFGLRDRHVGFLSHCGSRGFGYQLAQGQFRAMEQHFEREGWAYPAGDKQLVYAPLGTALANAYIDDMSLGANFATVNHLLINALVLEAFQEVLPGVQGDLVYFISHNIARLEEIDGEQAWVHRKGATRAFPAGHPGLVDTPFAETGHPILLPGDPLSGSAVMVAEPGARQSLYSVNHGAGRTMGRRHAKRTLDQAEVDAAFEREDVLSNCRRYPLDESPDAYKDFGEVIASVEKAGLARSVASLDARFVIKDAEKQYRGAA from the coding sequence ATGACTACCATCGACTCCCGCCTCACGCCCACCGGCAAAGCCACCGCAACCCTCTCCACGCACAGCGGCGAGGGCACGCCGATCACCGTCATCGGCACCGACCCCATCCGGCAGACCTTCGGCGACGTGTGCCTGACGCAGGCGCAGAACACGCGCTCTGCGCCCGGCGTCACCGACCTCGTGCTAAACCCCGACGCGCACCTCGGCTACGGCGCGCCGGTCGGCTGCGCGCTCTCGTCGCCGACCCACATCTACCCCGGCCCGGTCGGCGTGGATATCAAGTGCTCGATGAGCTTGCTCCAGCTCGACCTCCCCGCCGATGGCGTCGAGGACCGGCGCACGCGCCGCGCTCTGATCGACGCGATCCTGGAGCGGACGCCGACCGGCCCCGGCAAGGGCCAGCGCTCGGTGGCGAAGGGGCGACCCGTCGATGCCACGCTCGGCGCGCAGGCTGTGACTGAAGGCGCGTCGCAGGACGTGCTCGAAGCGCTCGGGATACCCGTGCACTGGGCGACGCGCTGCGAAGACGCGGTCCACGTCGGGCACGACGGGACGCGGGACGCGCTTGCGGACCGACTGGCCGTGCTGCGTTCGGGCGGTGGTTTCCAGGCATTCGAGTCGAAGGTGCGGCAGCTTGGGTCGTACGGCGGCGGCAACCACTTCGGCGAGTGCGAGATTGTCCACGTCGCCGACGGCGAGGCCGACCTCGCGGAGCACTTCGGGCTGCGCGACCGGCACGTCGGGTTCCTGAGTCACTGCGGCTCGCGTGGGTTCGGGTATCAGCTCGCGCAGGGGCAGTTCCGCGCGATGGAGCAGCACTTCGAGCGCGAAGGCTGGGCCTACCCGGCGGGCGACAAGCAGCTCGTCTACGCCCCGCTCGGCACGGCCCTCGCCAATGCTTACATCGACGACATGTCGCTCGGGGCGAACTTCGCGACGGTCAACCACCTGCTCATCAACGCGCTCGTGCTGGAGGCTTTCCAGGAAGTCCTCCCCGGCGTGCAGGGCGACCTCGTGTACTTCATCAGCCACAACATCGCCCGGCTCGAAGAGATCGACGGCGAGCAGGCGTGGGTCCACCGCAAGGGCGCGACGCGTGCGTTCCCCGCGGGGCACCCCGGCCTCGTGGACACGCCGTTCGCCGAGACCGGCCACCCGATCCTGCTGCCCGGCGACCCGCTCTCCGGCTCGGCGGTGATGGTGGCCGAGCCGGGCGCACGGCAGAGCCTCTACAGCGTCAACCACGGCGCGGGCCGCACGATGGGCCGGCGCCACGCCAAGCGCACGCTGGACCAGGCCGAAGTCGACGCCGCCTTCGAGCGCGAAGACGTACTCTCCAACTGCCGGCGCTACCCGCTCGACGAGTCGCCGGACGCCTACAAAGACTTCGGCGAGGTCATCGCCTCGGTGGAGAAGGCCGGGCTGGCGCGCTCCGTCGCATCGCTCGACGCCCGGTTCGTCATCAAGGACGCGGAGAAGCAGTACCGCGGGGCTGCCTGA
- the rtcA gene encoding RNA 3'-terminal phosphate cyclase: MIYIDGSHGEGGGQVLRTSLALSLVTGQPFRIDHIRAGREKPGLMRQHLTAVRAAAEIGGASVEGAAIGSQALAFRPRAVRPGTYHFAVGTAGSATLVLQTILPALLTAPEPSELTLEGGTHNPWAPPFDFLQKSFLPLVERMGPRVAASLDRYGFYPAGGGRFHVRVEPAERLVPIDLTERGEVRSRSARAIVANLSKRIAKRELNAVAKKMNWDEDCFRAEEVEAACPGNVLLVEIESEAATEVFAGFGRVGVRAEAVARSAVEEVRTYLASGVPVGRYLADQLMVPFVLAGGGAFCTLPLSRHARTNIDVIRRFVPEEIRVAEEEDGGVKVRVGGADDAS; encoded by the coding sequence ATGATCTACATCGACGGCTCGCACGGCGAGGGCGGCGGGCAGGTGCTCCGCACATCGCTCGCGCTCTCCCTCGTGACGGGCCAGCCCTTTCGCATCGATCACATCCGCGCCGGCCGTGAAAAGCCGGGGCTGATGCGGCAGCACCTCACCGCTGTCCGCGCAGCGGCCGAGATCGGCGGCGCGAGCGTCGAGGGTGCAGCGATCGGGTCGCAGGCGCTGGCGTTTCGGCCGCGTGCGGTCCGGCCTGGGACGTACCACTTCGCCGTCGGGACGGCAGGGAGTGCGACGCTCGTCCTCCAGACCATACTGCCCGCGCTCCTCACCGCGCCGGAGCCGTCGGAGCTGACACTCGAAGGCGGGACGCACAACCCCTGGGCACCGCCGTTCGACTTCCTCCAGAAGAGCTTTCTCCCGCTCGTCGAGCGCATGGGGCCGCGCGTCGCAGCTTCGCTAGACCGTTACGGGTTCTACCCGGCCGGCGGCGGACGCTTCCACGTCCGCGTTGAGCCGGCCGAGCGGCTGGTCCCCATCGACCTCACCGAGCGCGGCGAAGTCCGGTCACGGTCGGCGCGCGCCATTGTCGCCAACCTGTCGAAGCGCATCGCCAAGCGCGAACTCAACGCCGTGGCGAAGAAGATGAACTGGGACGAAGACTGCTTCCGGGCCGAAGAGGTCGAGGCGGCGTGCCCCGGCAACGTGCTGCTCGTCGAGATCGAGAGCGAGGCGGCGACGGAGGTGTTCGCTGGGTTCGGTCGCGTCGGCGTGCGGGCCGAGGCCGTAGCGCGCAGCGCTGTGGAGGAGGTGCGGACCTACCTCGCGTCGGGCGTTCCCGTCGGGCGCTACCTCGCCGACCAACTGATGGTGCCCTTCGTGCTGGCGGGCGGAGGGGCCTTCTGCACCCTGCCGCTCTCCCGGCACGCCCGGACCAACATCGACGTGATCCGACGGTTCGTTCCCGAAGAGATTCGAGTCGCGGAAGAAGAAGACGGTGGGGTGAAGGTGCGGGTCGGCGGCGCAGACGACGCATCGTAG